One genomic segment of Amycolatopsis sp. WQ 127309 includes these proteins:
- the dnaA gene encoding chromosomal replication initiator protein DnaA: MSEHQHNLGVIWEQVVRELSDGTLSPQQRAWMRVTRPIGLLDGTALLAAPSDFAKEAIERGLRGAITDALSRRLGRAISLAVKVDTAETLAPVAAPRYVPSPARVENGVSAEPAPAPMPGPGPMMPPQRPEPAPPMPAHQSAGPKPDDGDDTDEEVDEEGEALAAVHEIWPTFSGQPIAGQPYTAPAQPQTSKTKLNEKYTFDTFVIGASNRFAHAAAVAVAEAPARAYNPLFIWGESGLGKTHLLHAVGHYAQRLFPGMRVRYVSTEEFTNDFINSLRDDRKVAFQRRYRDIDILLVDDIQFLEGKEGTQEEFFHTFNTLHNANKQIVVSSDRPPKRLETLEDRLRTRFEWGLITDIQPPELETRIAILRKKAAQDRLAVPGDVLEFIASRVEANIRELEGALIRVTAFASLNQQPVDAGLAEIVLRDLIPDSHAPEITAPTIMGVISEFFDVSLDDLCGPGKTKALATSRQIAMYLCRELTDMSLPKIGQTFGGRDHTTVMHADKKIRKEMAERRRIYDQVQELTSRIKQRARQ; the protein is encoded by the coding sequence GTGTCGGAGCACCAGCACAACCTGGGTGTCATCTGGGAACAGGTGGTACGCGAACTGTCCGACGGGACCCTGTCCCCCCAGCAGCGTGCCTGGATGCGCGTGACCCGCCCCATCGGGCTGCTCGACGGCACCGCGCTGCTCGCGGCCCCCAGTGACTTCGCGAAGGAAGCGATCGAGCGCGGGCTCCGCGGCGCGATCACCGACGCGCTCTCCCGGCGGCTCGGCCGCGCCATCTCGCTGGCCGTGAAGGTCGACACCGCCGAGACCCTCGCCCCGGTCGCCGCGCCGCGCTACGTCCCGTCACCCGCCCGGGTGGAAAACGGCGTGAGCGCCGAGCCGGCCCCCGCGCCGATGCCGGGCCCCGGCCCGATGATGCCGCCGCAGCGTCCCGAGCCCGCGCCGCCGATGCCGGCCCACCAGTCCGCCGGGCCGAAGCCCGACGACGGTGACGACACCGACGAGGAAGTCGACGAAGAGGGCGAAGCGCTCGCCGCCGTCCACGAGATCTGGCCCACGTTCTCCGGGCAGCCGATCGCCGGCCAGCCCTACACCGCGCCGGCGCAGCCGCAGACGTCGAAGACGAAGCTCAACGAGAAGTACACGTTCGACACGTTCGTCATCGGCGCGTCCAACCGGTTCGCGCACGCGGCCGCGGTCGCTGTCGCCGAAGCGCCGGCCCGCGCGTACAACCCGCTCTTCATCTGGGGCGAGTCCGGGCTCGGCAAGACGCACCTGCTGCACGCGGTCGGCCACTACGCGCAACGGCTCTTCCCGGGCATGCGCGTGCGGTACGTCTCGACCGAAGAGTTCACGAACGACTTCATCAACTCGCTGCGCGACGACCGCAAGGTCGCCTTCCAGCGCCGCTACCGCGACATCGACATCCTGCTCGTCGACGACATCCAGTTCTTGGAGGGCAAAGAAGGTACGCAGGAAGAGTTCTTCCACACCTTCAACACCCTCCACAACGCGAACAAGCAGATCGTCGTCAGCTCCGACCGCCCGCCCAAGCGCCTCGAAACGCTGGAGGACCGGCTGCGGACGCGGTTCGAGTGGGGCCTGATCACCGACATCCAGCCGCCCGAGCTCGAGACGCGCATCGCGATCCTCCGCAAGAAGGCGGCGCAGGACCGGCTCGCGGTGCCGGGTGACGTCCTGGAGTTCATCGCCTCGCGCGTCGAGGCGAACATCCGGGAGCTCGAAGGCGCGCTGATCCGGGTCACGGCGTTCGCGTCGCTGAACCAGCAGCCGGTCGACGCCGGGCTGGCCGAGATCGTGCTGCGCGACCTCATCCCCGACTCGCACGCCCCGGAGATCACCGCGCCCACCATCATGGGCGTCATCTCCGAGTTCTTCGACGTCTCGCTCGACGACCTGTGCGGCCCGGGCAAGACGAAGGCGCTCGCCACGTCCCGCCAGATCGCGATGTACCTCTGCCGCGAGCTGACCGACATGTCGCTGCCGAAGATCGGGCAGACGTTCGGCGGCCGCGACCACACGACCGTCATGCACGCGGACAAGAAGATCCGCAAGGAGATGGCCGAGCGCCGGCGCATCTACGACCAGGTGCAGGAGCTGACGTCGCGCATCAAGCAGCGCGCCCGCCAGTAG
- a CDS encoding DciA family protein, whose protein sequence is MTGRDLAHAALEAAKAKAKERGVPPGQRRRVASSGQNPRRRRWSGPGADARDPQPLGRLVSRLVSDRGWNESVSGARVFAQWARLVGEDVAEHAQPVALKDGELTVRASSTAWATQLRLLQGKLLAKIAAGVGNGVVKRMRIQGPMAPSWRKGPRHVSGRGPRDTYG, encoded by the coding sequence ATGACGGGCCGGGACCTCGCGCACGCCGCGCTCGAGGCCGCAAAAGCCAAGGCCAAGGAGCGGGGCGTCCCGCCGGGGCAGCGCCGCCGCGTGGCCAGCAGCGGACAGAACCCCCGGCGCCGCCGCTGGTCGGGACCGGGTGCGGACGCGCGTGATCCCCAGCCACTCGGCCGGCTCGTTTCGCGGCTCGTCAGTGACCGCGGCTGGAACGAGAGCGTCTCCGGCGCGCGCGTCTTCGCGCAGTGGGCGCGCCTGGTCGGCGAAGACGTCGCGGAACACGCCCAGCCGGTCGCGCTGAAAGACGGCGAGCTCACGGTCCGTGCCAGCTCCACGGCGTGGGCCACCCAGCTGCGGTTGCTGCAGGGGAAGTTGCTGGCCAAGATCGCGGCGGGAGTCGGAAACGGCGTGGTCAAGCGCATGCGGATCCAGGGTCCGATGGCCCCGAGCTGGCGGAAAGGGCCCCGGCACGTGTCGGGTCGCGGCCCGCGTGACACGTACGGCTGA
- the dnaN gene encoding DNA polymerase III subunit beta encodes MKIRVERDGLADAVAWVARSLPSRPPVPVLGGVLLDAGSDGDSDALTVSGFDYEVSATVGVPATIADGGRLLVSGRLLADITKSLPNQPVEIAVDGARATITCGSARFSLPTMPVEDYPQLPSQPAFAGELAGDAFGQAVTQVVVAAGKDDTLPMLTGMRLEISGSSLTLVATDRFRLAMREFTWQPAEGLADAAVLVPARTLAEAAKTLGASGATIRLALASGEGLLGLSGSGRYTTTRLLDAEFPPYRQLLPATHTSRAVIEVSALTESIKRVSLVAERGTQVRLEFGDNTLRLSAGGDDEGSAEEELQVDYEGEPVTIAFNPGYLVDGLGALHSDRAELTFTTPNRPALIKPADAEGNLIPGYLYLLMPVRLPG; translated from the coding sequence ATGAAGATCCGCGTCGAGCGTGACGGGCTCGCCGACGCCGTCGCGTGGGTGGCGAGAAGCCTCCCCTCCCGGCCTCCTGTGCCGGTACTGGGCGGAGTCCTGCTCGACGCCGGTTCCGACGGCGACTCCGACGCGCTGACCGTGTCGGGTTTCGACTACGAGGTGTCCGCGACCGTGGGCGTCCCGGCGACGATCGCCGACGGCGGCCGCCTGCTGGTGTCCGGCAGGCTCCTCGCCGACATCACCAAGTCCCTGCCGAACCAGCCGGTCGAGATCGCCGTCGACGGCGCCCGCGCCACGATCACGTGCGGCAGCGCGCGCTTCTCCCTGCCGACCATGCCGGTCGAGGACTACCCGCAGCTGCCGTCCCAGCCCGCCTTCGCGGGTGAGCTCGCCGGCGACGCGTTCGGCCAGGCCGTCACCCAGGTCGTCGTCGCCGCGGGCAAGGACGACACGCTGCCGATGCTGACCGGCATGCGGCTCGAGATCTCCGGCAGCTCGCTGACCCTCGTCGCGACCGACCGGTTCCGGCTCGCCATGCGCGAGTTCACCTGGCAGCCCGCCGAGGGCCTGGCCGACGCCGCGGTGCTCGTCCCGGCGCGCACGCTCGCCGAGGCGGCCAAGACGCTCGGCGCGAGCGGCGCCACGATCCGGCTCGCGCTCGCCAGCGGCGAGGGCCTGCTCGGCCTGTCCGGCTCCGGGCGCTACACGACGACCCGGCTGCTCGACGCCGAGTTCCCGCCCTACCGCCAGCTGCTGCCCGCGACGCACACGTCGCGCGCGGTCATCGAGGTGTCGGCTCTCACGGAGTCGATCAAGCGAGTTTCGCTGGTCGCGGAGCGGGGGACTCAGGTACGACTGGAGTTCGGGGACAACACGCTGCGGCTGTCCGCGGGCGGCGACGACGAGGGAAGCGCCGAGGAAGAGCTCCAGGTCGACTACGAAGGTGAGCCGGTGACGATCGCGTTCAACCCGGGTTACCTCGTCGACGGTCTCGGCGCCCTCCACAGCGACCGGGCGGAGCTGACGTTCACCACGCCGAACCGCCCCGCCCTCATCAAGCCGGCCGACGCCGAGGGCAACCTCATCCCCGGCTACCTCTACCTCCTGATGCCCGTCCGTCTTCCGGGCTGA
- the recF gene encoding DNA replication/repair protein RecF translates to MYLRHLQVTDFRSWPQADLALEPGPTVLVGQNGRGKTNLLEAIGYVATLGSHRVATDAPLIRHGCERALVRVAVVNDDRELTVELEITAGRANRARVNRGAVGRPRDVLGILRTVLFSPEDLALVRGDPGERRRFLDELLVLRAPRYAGVRADYEKVLKQRNALLKTAGKRRTGREDPYALSTLEVWDDHLAVAGAELLAARLNLVADLGPYAAAAYMGVAPDSRPAKISYKSSLGEGLPSTYGVPDGERAQPEVLKDVLLKALGEARKAELERGISLVGPHRDELELILGEAPAKGYASHGESWSFALALRLGSYELLRGEAGEPVLLLDDVFAELDRKRRARLAEVAASAEQVLVTAAVDEDVPSELAGSRFVVADGEVTRG, encoded by the coding sequence GTGTATCTGCGCCACCTGCAGGTCACCGACTTCCGCTCCTGGCCCCAGGCCGATCTCGCCCTCGAACCGGGGCCGACCGTGCTGGTCGGCCAGAACGGTCGTGGCAAGACCAACCTGCTGGAAGCGATCGGGTACGTCGCGACGCTGGGCTCGCACCGCGTCGCGACGGACGCGCCGCTCATCCGGCACGGCTGTGAGCGCGCGCTGGTGCGGGTCGCGGTGGTCAACGACGACCGCGAGCTGACCGTCGAGCTCGAGATCACCGCCGGCCGGGCGAACCGCGCCCGGGTCAACCGCGGCGCGGTCGGCCGGCCGCGGGACGTGCTCGGCATCCTGCGCACGGTGCTGTTCTCCCCGGAGGACCTGGCGCTCGTGCGGGGTGACCCTGGTGAGCGACGCCGGTTCCTCGACGAGCTGCTGGTGCTGCGCGCGCCGCGGTACGCCGGGGTTCGCGCGGACTACGAGAAGGTGCTGAAACAGCGCAACGCCCTCCTCAAAACGGCGGGCAAGCGCCGGACCGGACGTGAGGACCCGTACGCGCTGTCGACGCTCGAAGTCTGGGACGACCACCTCGCGGTGGCGGGCGCGGAGCTGCTGGCCGCGCGCCTGAACCTCGTCGCCGACCTCGGGCCGTACGCGGCCGCGGCGTACATGGGCGTCGCTCCGGACTCCCGGCCGGCGAAGATCTCGTACAAGTCTTCGCTGGGTGAAGGCCTGCCGTCGACGTACGGCGTACCCGATGGCGAACGGGCGCAACCCGAAGTCCTGAAGGACGTCTTGCTGAAGGCGCTCGGGGAAGCTCGCAAAGCCGAGCTGGAGCGGGGGATCAGCTTGGTCGGCCCGCACCGGGACGAGCTGGAGCTGATCCTGGGCGAGGCGCCGGCCAAGGGTTACGCGAGCCACGGCGAGTCGTGGTCGTTCGCGCTCGCTCTCCGGCTCGGCAGCTACGAGCTGCTGCGCGGGGAAGCGGGTGAGCCGGTGCTCCTGCTCGACGACGTGTTCGCCGAGCTGGACCGCAAGCGCCGGGCCCGGCTGGCGGAGGTGGCCGCGAGCGCCGAGCAGGTGCTGGTGACGGCCGCGGTCGACGAAGACGTGCCCAGCGAGCTGGCGGGGAGCCGGTTCGTGGTGGCGGATGGTGAGGTCACGCGTGGCTGA
- the gnd gene encoding phosphogluconate dehydrogenase (NAD(+)-dependent, decarboxylating), with amino-acid sequence MVQLGLIGLGKMGFNMRERLRAAGHEVVGYDRNPDVSDTTSLEDLVSKLDAPRIVWIMVPAGDPTRQTITELGNLLAEGDMVIDGGNSKYTDDKLNAELLAAKKIGYADCGVSGGVWGKENGYGLMVGGTAADVERAMPIFDALRPEGPREEGFSHAGSVGAGHYAKMIHNGIEYGMMQAFAEGFELLEAAKVVDDVPAVIKGWQRGTVVRSWLLDLLVRALDEDPELDDLEGYVEDSGEGRWTLEEAINNAVPAPVISAALFARFASRQEHSAAMRAVAALRNQFGGHAVKKVGG; translated from the coding sequence ATGGTTCAGCTCGGTCTGATCGGCCTGGGCAAGATGGGCTTCAACATGCGTGAGCGGCTGCGCGCGGCCGGTCACGAAGTGGTCGGCTACGACCGCAACCCGGACGTCAGCGACACGACGTCGCTCGAGGACCTGGTGTCCAAACTGGACGCTCCGCGGATCGTCTGGATCATGGTTCCCGCCGGCGACCCGACGCGGCAGACCATCACCGAGCTGGGCAACCTGCTCGCCGAAGGTGACATGGTCATCGACGGCGGCAACTCGAAGTACACCGACGACAAGCTGAACGCCGAGCTGCTCGCCGCGAAGAAGATCGGCTACGCCGACTGCGGTGTCTCCGGTGGCGTGTGGGGCAAGGAAAACGGCTACGGCCTGATGGTCGGCGGCACGGCCGCCGATGTCGAGCGCGCGATGCCGATCTTCGACGCGCTGCGCCCGGAAGGCCCGCGTGAGGAAGGCTTCTCGCACGCGGGCAGCGTCGGCGCCGGCCACTACGCGAAGATGATCCACAACGGCATCGAGTACGGCATGATGCAGGCCTTCGCCGAAGGCTTCGAGCTGCTCGAGGCCGCGAAGGTCGTCGACGACGTGCCCGCCGTGATCAAGGGCTGGCAGCGCGGCACCGTCGTCCGGTCCTGGCTGCTCGACCTGCTCGTGCGCGCGCTCGACGAGGACCCGGAGCTGGACGACCTCGAGGGTTACGTCGAGGATTCCGGCGAAGGCCGGTGGACGCTCGAAGAGGCGATCAACAACGCGGTGCCGGCGCCGGTCATCTCGGCCGCGCTGTTCGCCCGGTTCGCCTCCCGCCAGGAGCACTCGGCCGCGATGCGCGCGGTCGCCGCGTTGCGCAACCAGTTCGGCGGGCACGCCGTGAAGAAGGTCGGCGGGTAG
- the gyrA gene encoding DNA gyrase subunit A — protein MTETLPPAPDHDRIEPVDIQQEMQRSYIDYAMSVIVSRALPDVRDGLKPVARRILYSMFDSGFRPDRGYNKCSRVVGDVMGNYHPHGDSAIYDALVRLAQPWSLRYPLIDGQGNFGSSGNDPAAAMRYTESRLAPLAMQMLADIEEDTVDFRDNYDGRTQEPDVLPSRFPNLLVNGGSGIAVGMATNIPPHNLREVSEGVVWALENPEADDDELLAALLVRIKGPDFPTKAMILGTSGIEDAYRTGRGSVRMRAVVEVEEDVKGRTILVVSELPYQVNPDNLVENIANLVRDGKLTGISDIADESNSRSGMRIVVTVKRDAVAKVVLNNLFKHTQLQQNFGVNMLALVDGVPRTLRLDQIIRHYVKHQVEVIVRRTRFRLKKAEERAHILRGYVKALDALDEVIALIRRSPSADEARPALMELLDVDEIQATAILDMQLRRLAALERQRIIDQLAEIELEIADLKDILEKPERQRSIIRDELMAIVEKYGDDRRTKIIAFNGDVTDEELIAVEDVVVTITRTGYAKRTKTDLYRSQKRGGKGVQGATLKQDDIVQHFFVCSTHDWILFFTNKGRVYRTKTYDLPEANRNARGQHVANLMAFQPDEKIAQVIEIKNYEVAPYLVLATKRGLVKKTKLTDFDSNRSGGLIAINLREGDELVGAVLAAAEDDLLLVSAEGQSIRFHATDEALRPMGRPTSGVLGMRFNDGDELLGISVVKPDKFLLVATDGGYSKRTPIEDYPVQGRGGKGVLTIQHDRKRGRLVGALIVDAEDELYAITSSGGVIRTPAVDVRKAGRQTKGVRLMNLGEGTTLLAVARNADEPSDVANGDDTVEADVTVDDTAEAVSEAVAEATDADEETTAPPEQ, from the coding sequence ATGACGGAAACTCTGCCGCCGGCTCCGGACCACGACCGGATCGAACCGGTCGACATCCAGCAGGAGATGCAGCGCTCGTACATCGACTACGCGATGAGCGTGATCGTGTCGCGCGCGCTGCCGGACGTGCGCGACGGCCTCAAGCCGGTCGCCCGCCGGATCCTGTACTCGATGTTCGACTCCGGCTTCCGGCCGGACCGCGGGTACAACAAGTGCTCCCGCGTCGTCGGCGACGTCATGGGCAACTACCACCCGCACGGTGACTCGGCGATCTACGACGCGCTCGTCCGGCTCGCCCAGCCGTGGTCGCTGCGGTACCCGCTGATCGACGGCCAGGGCAACTTCGGCTCGTCGGGCAACGACCCCGCCGCCGCGATGCGGTACACCGAGTCCCGGCTCGCGCCGCTGGCCATGCAGATGCTGGCCGACATCGAAGAAGACACCGTCGACTTCCGCGACAACTACGACGGCCGCACGCAGGAGCCCGACGTCCTGCCGTCGCGCTTCCCGAACCTGCTGGTCAACGGCGGCTCCGGGATCGCGGTCGGGATGGCGACGAACATCCCGCCGCACAACCTGCGCGAGGTGTCCGAGGGCGTCGTCTGGGCGCTCGAGAACCCCGAAGCGGACGACGACGAGCTGCTGGCCGCGCTCCTGGTGCGGATCAAGGGCCCGGACTTCCCGACCAAGGCGATGATCCTCGGCACGTCCGGCATCGAGGACGCCTACCGCACCGGCCGCGGCTCGGTCCGGATGCGCGCGGTCGTCGAGGTCGAGGAAGACGTCAAGGGCCGCACGATCCTGGTCGTGTCCGAGCTGCCGTACCAGGTCAACCCGGACAACCTGGTCGAGAACATCGCGAACCTGGTCCGCGACGGCAAGCTCACCGGCATCTCCGACATCGCCGACGAGTCCAACAGCCGCTCCGGCATGCGGATCGTCGTCACGGTCAAGCGCGACGCCGTCGCGAAGGTCGTGCTGAACAACCTGTTCAAGCACACCCAGCTGCAGCAGAACTTCGGCGTCAACATGCTGGCGCTGGTCGACGGCGTGCCGCGCACGCTGCGGCTCGACCAGATCATCCGGCACTACGTGAAGCACCAGGTCGAGGTCATCGTCCGGCGGACCCGCTTCCGCCTGAAGAAGGCCGAGGAACGGGCCCACATCCTGCGGGGTTACGTCAAGGCGCTCGACGCGCTCGACGAGGTCATCGCGCTGATCCGGCGGTCGCCGTCCGCGGACGAGGCCCGGCCGGCCCTGATGGAGCTCCTGGACGTCGACGAGATCCAGGCCACCGCGATCCTCGACATGCAGCTGCGGCGCCTGGCCGCCCTCGAGCGGCAGCGGATCATCGACCAGCTGGCCGAGATCGAGCTGGAGATCGCCGACCTCAAGGACATCCTCGAGAAGCCCGAGCGGCAGCGATCGATCATCCGCGACGAGCTGATGGCGATCGTCGAGAAGTACGGCGACGACCGGCGCACGAAGATCATCGCCTTCAACGGCGACGTCACCGACGAAGAGCTCATCGCTGTCGAGGACGTCGTCGTCACGATCACCCGCACGGGGTACGCGAAGCGGACGAAGACGGATCTGTACCGCTCGCAGAAGCGCGGCGGCAAGGGCGTGCAGGGCGCGACGCTGAAGCAGGACGACATCGTCCAGCACTTCTTCGTCTGCTCGACGCACGACTGGATCCTGTTCTTCACGAACAAGGGCCGCGTCTACCGGACCAAGACGTACGACCTGCCCGAGGCCAACCGCAACGCGCGCGGGCAGCACGTGGCGAACCTCATGGCGTTCCAGCCGGACGAGAAGATCGCCCAGGTCATCGAGATCAAGAACTACGAGGTCGCGCCGTACCTGGTGCTCGCCACCAAGCGCGGCCTGGTGAAGAAGACCAAGCTCACCGACTTCGACTCCAACCGCTCCGGCGGCCTCATCGCGATCAACCTGCGCGAGGGCGACGAACTGGTCGGCGCGGTCCTGGCGGCGGCCGAGGACGACCTGCTCCTGGTGTCGGCCGAAGGCCAGTCGATCCGCTTCCACGCGACCGACGAGGCGCTGCGGCCGATGGGCCGCCCGACGTCCGGCGTGCTCGGCATGCGGTTCAACGACGGCGACGAGCTGCTCGGCATCAGCGTGGTCAAGCCGGACAAGTTCCTGCTGGTCGCGACCGACGGCGGATACTCGAAGCGCACGCCGATCGAGGACTACCCGGTGCAGGGTCGCGGTGGCAAGGGTGTGCTCACCATCCAGCACGACCGCAAACGTGGGAGGCTGGTGGGGGCGCTCATCGTCGACGCCGAGGACGAGCTGTACGCGATCACCTCGAGCGGCGGCGTGATCCGCACGCCGGCGGTCGACGTGCGCAAGGCGGGGCGGCAGACGAAGGGGGTGCGGCTGATGAATCTCGGCGAAGGCACCACTCTTCTCGCGGTCGCACGCAACGCGGACGAGCCCTCGGACGTCGCCAACGGTGACGACACCGTGGAAGCGGACGTCACGGTGGACGACACTGCGGAAGCCGTGTCGGAAGCAGTGGCCGAAGCGACAGACGCGGATGAAGAAACGACGGCGCCGCCGGAGCAGTGA
- a CDS encoding DUF3566 domain-containing protein: protein MTPSENPEAAGSNGTPSSPPWQRVGKDGGDAEATVGLATDEVRPAGETQTVSPAEHPVVTGSAAPRLFGGGDTPPGGEPSAAAIPSASTQRARPSALRRPGRGPRRASLQVKRFDPWSVLKLSLVLGVAMFFVWLVAVGVLYTVLDGMGVWDKLNGTYSSLVGGEGANASSEPLISAGRVFGIAAILGAINIVLVSALATVSAFIYNVSADLAGGLEVTLSERE from the coding sequence GTGACACCATCCGAGAATCCCGAGGCAGCGGGTTCGAACGGGACTCCGTCGAGCCCGCCCTGGCAGCGGGTCGGCAAGGACGGCGGCGACGCCGAGGCGACGGTCGGGCTGGCCACGGACGAGGTGCGCCCGGCCGGCGAGACGCAAACCGTCTCGCCGGCCGAGCACCCAGTGGTGACCGGCAGCGCCGCCCCCCGCCTCTTCGGCGGCGGCGACACCCCGCCGGGAGGCGAGCCGTCCGCGGCCGCCATCCCGTCGGCGTCGACCCAGCGCGCCCGCCCCAGCGCCCTCCGCCGCCCGGGCCGAGGCCCGCGACGGGCGAGCCTGCAGGTCAAGCGGTTCGACCCGTGGTCGGTCCTGAAGCTGTCGCTCGTGCTGGGCGTCGCGATGTTCTTCGTCTGGCTGGTCGCGGTCGGCGTCCTCTACACGGTCCTCGACGGCATGGGCGTCTGGGACAAGCTGAACGGCACGTACTCCTCCCTGGTCGGCGGCGAAGGCGCGAACGCGTCCTCCGAACCGCTGATCAGCGCGGGCCGCGTCTTCGGCATCGCGGCCATCCTGGGCGCGATCAACATCGTCCTGGTGTCGGCACTGGCCACGGTCAGCGCGTTCATCTACAACGTGTCGGCCGACCTCGCCGGAGGCCTGGAAGTCACGCTGTCGGAACGGGAGTAA
- the gyrB gene encoding DNA topoisomerase (ATP-hydrolyzing) subunit B, with protein sequence MTENKSEYNASSITVLEGLEAVRKRPGMYIGSTGERGLHHLVQEVVDNSVDEAMAGHATKVEVTLLADGGVRVVDDGRGIPVDMHPKEHKPTIEVVLTQLHAGGKFDSDSYAVSGGLHGVGISVVNALSTRLLAEVKYGGRDWRQLYTDQIPGPLDDLGPASETGTTITFWPDGGIFETTTFNFETISRRLQEMAFLNKGLTLSLRDERVADEEAEADAEGKVARVKEKVYCYPGGLEDFVKHINGSKDPIHASVISFDAKGPGLEVEVAMQWNTGFTPSVYTFANTINTHEGGTHEEGFRAALTRVVNTYARDKKLLKEKDTNLTGDDVREGLAAIVSIKLSEPQFEGQTKTKLGNSEAKTFVQQQSNEWLADWFERNPAEAKTIINKSISSAQARMAARKARDLVRRKGALDIGGLPGKLKDCRSTKPEECELYIVEGDSAGGSAKEGRDSMYQAILPIRGKIINVEKARIDRVLKNTEVQSLITALGTGIHDEFDLEKLRYHKIVLMADADVDGQHITTLLLTLLFRFMKPLIEHGHVFLSRPPLYKIKWPRAEPEYVYSDNERDAVIRAGVEAGKRLPKDDAIQRYKGLGEMNAEELWETTMDPANRLLGRVTMDDAAQADDLFSVLMGEDVEARRSFITRNAKDVRFLDV encoded by the coding sequence GTGACCGAGAACAAGAGCGAGTACAACGCGTCATCGATCACGGTGCTCGAAGGCCTTGAAGCGGTCCGCAAGCGCCCCGGTATGTACATCGGTTCCACCGGTGAGCGCGGGCTGCACCACCTCGTCCAGGAGGTCGTCGACAACTCGGTCGACGAAGCGATGGCGGGGCACGCCACCAAGGTCGAGGTTACCCTCCTCGCCGACGGTGGGGTGCGGGTAGTCGACGACGGCCGCGGCATCCCGGTCGACATGCACCCCAAGGAGCACAAGCCGACCATCGAGGTCGTGCTCACCCAGCTGCACGCGGGCGGCAAGTTCGACAGCGACTCCTACGCGGTGTCCGGCGGCCTGCACGGCGTCGGCATCTCCGTGGTGAACGCGCTGTCGACGCGGCTGCTGGCGGAGGTCAAGTACGGCGGCCGCGACTGGCGCCAGCTGTACACGGACCAGATCCCGGGTCCGCTCGACGACCTCGGCCCGGCGTCCGAGACCGGCACCACGATCACCTTCTGGCCCGACGGCGGCATCTTCGAGACCACCACCTTCAACTTCGAGACGATCTCGCGCCGCCTCCAGGAGATGGCGTTCCTCAACAAGGGACTGACGCTGTCCCTGCGCGACGAGCGCGTCGCCGACGAGGAGGCCGAGGCGGACGCCGAGGGCAAGGTCGCCCGGGTCAAGGAGAAGGTCTACTGCTACCCGGGCGGGCTCGAAGACTTCGTCAAGCACATCAACGGCAGCAAGGACCCGATCCACGCCAGCGTGATCTCCTTCGACGCCAAGGGTCCCGGCCTCGAGGTCGAGGTCGCGATGCAGTGGAACACCGGGTTCACGCCGTCGGTCTACACGTTCGCCAACACGATCAACACCCACGAGGGCGGCACCCACGAAGAGGGCTTCCGCGCCGCGCTGACCCGCGTCGTCAACACGTACGCGCGCGACAAGAAGCTGCTCAAGGAGAAGGACACCAACCTGACCGGTGACGACGTGCGCGAGGGTCTCGCCGCGATCGTCTCGATCAAGCTGAGCGAGCCGCAGTTCGAGGGCCAGACGAAGACCAAGCTGGGCAACAGCGAGGCGAAGACGTTCGTGCAGCAGCAGTCGAACGAGTGGCTGGCCGACTGGTTCGAGCGCAACCCGGCCGAGGCGAAGACGATCATCAACAAGTCGATCTCCTCGGCGCAGGCCCGGATGGCCGCCCGCAAGGCGCGTGACCTCGTCCGCCGCAAGGGCGCGCTCGACATCGGCGGCCTGCCCGGCAAGCTGAAGGACTGCCGCTCCACCAAGCCGGAGGAGTGCGAGCTCTACATCGTCGAGGGTGACTCGGCCGGCGGCTCGGCCAAGGAGGGCCGGGACTCGATGTACCAGGCGATCCTGCCGATCCGCGGCAAGATCATCAACGTCGAGAAGGCCCGCATCGACCGCGTCCTCAAGAACACCGAGGTCCAGTCGCTGATCACCGCGCTGGGCACCGGCATCCACGACGAGTTCGACCTCGAGAAGCTGCGGTACCACAAGATCGTGCTGATGGCCGACGCCGACGTCGACGGCCAGCACATCACCACGCTGCTGCTCACCCTGCTGTTCCGGTTCATGAAGCCGCTGATCGAGCACGGCCACGTCTTCCTGTCGCGGCCGCCGCTGTACAAGATCAAGTGGCCGCGGGCCGAACCGGAGTACGTGTACTCCGACAACGAGCGCGACGCCGTCATCCGCGCGGGCGTCGAGGCCGGCAAGCGGCTGCCGAAGGACGACGCGATCCAGCGGTACAAGGGTCTCGGCGAGATGAACGCCGAAGAGCTGTGGGAGACCACGATGGACCCGGCCAACCGGCTGCTGGGGCGCGTCACGATGGACGACGCCGCCCAGGCCGACGACCTGTTCTCCGTCCTGATGGGCGAGGACGTCGAGGCCCGCCGCTCGTTCATCACGCGCAACGCCAAGGACGTGCGCTTCTTGGACGTGTAG